TAGTACCGCGATCCACCTCATCAACCGGACCTCGGCACCTGTCGATCAAAGCGGGGCGGAAGCTTTTTGACGATCACACCTCGCGGCCCAGGCTGGTTGGCGGAACCAAGGAGAACACCCAAAAACGCTACAAGTCGATCTTCGACAAGTTCAACTCCTTTCTTGGAACCAAACGCATCGTGGATTGGAATCAGGTTACCGAGAAAACACTCAGCGACTACGCTGAGCATTTGACTGAACTTGAGTATGCCTACAAAACAGTATTCGGTGAACTCAACACGATAAAGACCGCTTTCAAATGGCTATGCACCGAAGGGCATTTGTCGCGTGAGCCGTTGAAGTTGAAACTTCGAAAGGCAGACTGCCAACGGGCATACTGCTACACCGACGCGGAAGTTGCGGCAATGATCCAACACTGCGGTGAGAACGATGAAGTCACGTGGCTCCAGGGCGTGATCATCGCGTTGTCCTGTACCGGTCTTCGGATCAGCGAACTGGCTTCACTCAAATGGTCGGACGTTCGCTTTGATGACAGGGCCTTAACGATTGCCGACGAGAGCGGCTTCGCCGACAGCGGCAACGAGCGTCGGTCGACGAAGAGTAGCAGGACTCGGCACATTCCAATTCATCAAAGTTTCCTAGACGTGCTTCAATCGTTACCGCGTCAGAACAATCGGGTATTTCTTGGACCGCGCGGCGGCCAGCTCAAGCCAGATACCGTTCGGAATATCCTGGTGCGTGAAGTCATCGAACCACTCACACCCAGGTTTCCAAAAGCGTACCCCGGTGAACGAAGTTTCGAAAATGGTCGGCTTCATAGCTTTCGTCACTACTTCTGTAGTACTTGCGCGAACAACGCGATTCCCGAGCGAATCGTGATGAATTGGCTTGGCCATGCCGACAGCGAGATGGTTCGGCATTACTATCACCTCAGTGATGACGAATCACGTCGTAAGATGGACCAGTTGAAGTTGATTGGACGTAGCGTCGGGCGTTCCGGCGTTTAGAAGTTTTGTAACCGATTCGGCATTCAATCGCAGCCCGTTGCCAGCGATCCTGTCGGGTAAGAACTCTCCTTTTGGCACACTCGTGGCACACACGGGTGTGCCAAAGAAAAAGACCCCGTAAAACACGACGTTTTACGAGGTCTTTTTGTGAAAGCGGAGGACACGGGACTCGCCAAAGCGTTTGCTGTAAGTTGCGACTGAGCGAGCACTTCCGGCGCCAAGCCCTTTTGCTGCAACGACTTACAGCTGTTCATTTGATGTCAGCTGTGGTCACGTGCTCTCACCTGTTGTCACGGTTTTTGTCCCACTGGGCCAAACGTTTTGGCATCACTTCCTAACGGAGTGATGCGATGACTTTTGGAAGAATTGAAGTGCCGCCGCCAAAGAATGGGCGACGGTACCGTGGTATTGCGGTGTGCCGGATCAGCACCGACAAGCAGAATGAAATGAGTCTCGATGATCAGGCAGCGCTTTATCATGAGCGACTCCCATATTTTCTCGAAGATCCATATGATCTTGAGGTGATGGCGAGTCAGGGAAGTGGTGAGCTACTAGATCGAGTTGAGTTCATCGAGCTTTCGGAAAAGATTGAATCCGGGGAGTACGACTTTATCGTCGCGGAAGACCTCGGACGGATTGCGCGACGCGTCCAGGTGATAGGTCTGTGCGAAGCGGCGGAAGATACTGCGACTCGCATTATCGCCATCAATGATCACGTGGACACACTGGAGACGGAAAGTTGGCGACAACCCGCCTACTTCGCCGCGATGCGGCATGAAAGTTACAATCGAGATACGTCAAACCGAATCAAGCGTTCGCACCGGAACCGGTTTGCCAATGGTGACATGGTTCGGCAATTGCCCGCCGGTTACGTAAAGCCGCATGCAGGCGCGAGCGAAGCGGATTGTCACAAGGCACCAGGGGCCCAAGAAGTCTACGACGAGTGCTTCGACCGACTCGAACGTGGCGAGTCATTCGCCGAAATTGCGACTTGGTTTAACGCGATTAAATTTCCAAGGGGGATGTCGGTGCGGAAAACCCAATGGGATGGAACCTTGGTCGGTCAGACAGTTAGAAACCCGATCCTCAAAGGCATCCGTGAGCATAATCGTCGGACCGCCGTTCGAGTGAATCGCACGGGACGACGCAAATCTGTCGCCGCGGCCCCGACCTTGCTAATGCAACGCGAATGTCCCCGTCTCGCATTCATTGAACCCGAACGCTTTGACCGCGTTAATCGAATGCTCAATCGCCGAAACGAAAAGTTCGTCAAAGGAATTGCAAAGGCAAACGGCGGTCGTGGGCGACCGCAGGGAACCCGCAACGACGCTCGCTGGCCGAGCCAGCATGTTCGCTGCGGTATTTGTGGACGAAAGTTTGTTCTGGGTGGGCATGGTCGAAAGGAACGCATGATGTGCGACGGCGTTCGAAGCTACGACTGCTGGAATGCCATGACGGTGGACCAGAGTGAACTGGCGCAGGCAGTTGCCGCGAGAGTCCTTCACGAAATCGAGTCCCTGCCAGACTTTGATACCGAGTTGAACGCACAGATTCACGCGGAAGCCGAGCAATGGCGGGTGCAACAGGACAGCGGCCTAAAGAAGCTTCACGAGGAATCTGCTCGATTAAAACTCGAGCTTGATAACTTTGCCAACGTGATTGCGGGTGGCCTAGCGAGCCCGACGATTCTGGCTCGGCTGACCGCGACCGAGCAAGAATTGCAATCCATGTCGGATGCAATTGCCGACGCGAATAAAAACGCACCGAAGGCGATCGTGATTCCGAAGGCCGATGAAATTCGTAAATTCGCGAATGAAACCTTTCTGGGGTTGGCAGTTGAAGATCTCGAATTTGGCCACATCATGCGTGAAATCGTGACGGATTTTTTCGTCTTGCCGTACCGACTCATCGACGGCGGGCTGATCTCTCCTCGTTGTGTCTTCACTTTAAACTTAGCTGCCCTTCGTGGAGTAAAGCTACCAGATGGTTTGGGGACAACAAGTATTCCAGCAATGGTCGATCTGACGCGATCGCCGCAACGCGTGGTCTTTCGTGAACGGGTTTGTCAATTGCGGGCGATTGGAATGACCGAACGGGAAGTGGCAACGCGACTTTCGATCACACACACAGCGGCGCAACGTGCGGCGGCGCTCGATCGCGAAATGACACGGCTCGGTATTGCTGATCCTTGGGTGCCCGTTCGGGACGACCAAGCAGCCGCAGATTGTTACACGCGGATTCGCAACCATAGGTATCGCTTCAATCCTTCACCAGGATTCGTGTGCAGATTCCCAAACACGTAGACGCACAAGTTCTACCAGTCTCATTTTCCCTAGCCTCCGGGTGCATTGGCAACTCGGAGGTTTTTTCATGCCTAGAAGGAACCTATGACAATCAATCCCAGCAAACCGTCCGTCATGGAAAGACTGATTCGGATCCTCGCGAAACGGATCGTATTGGCACTTTCCGAAGAACCTGCTCTCGACGAACCGTCACCGACAATTGTTAAAAACGGTCGCCCACGCGATGCAAGCAGAAATACGTCCTGACGCTCGGAACAAATCTAAATCCGAGCAAAAAACGGGGCACGTTACATCAAGGGTTGTCTTAGCCCTCCAGGCCCACTCAATCCACCCACTCAACTGAAAGGAGGTGCCCGCTGACACACATAATTCTCACGCTCATGTCCGTTGCCGTACTACTGCTTGCCGTCGCGTTCGCCAAAGAGCGTCGACTGCGAATGGCACTGCAACAGATCCTCAAACGACTCGTTCAACGATGGAGGCCGGATGAACCTGAACCAGATTATGCTCCCATTCACGATGATGATCGTGACGCTTTCGATAGCCGGGTGCCAAGAAAGTGATGACACTCGTCTCGTTGAGATGTCTGAACGACACGAGCTCCGGCAAGCCGAGCAAACCCAACAGGCCAACCAGCTTCACCGAGAGTTCACTGCCATGCAGCGTGAGGTACAAGCTGAACGCACCGCCATCGGACAGCAGCGAGACCTTCTCGAAGTGGATCGCCGCTCAGTCGCATCGGAGCGCCGCTTCGATTCGCTCACTGCGGCAGCCGTCATCAATATTGGACTTTGGCTCGCCTGCCTGTTACCTCTCGTGATTGCGTGGCTCGTGCTTCGCCAACCGCAGTCTTCCGCCGACGACCAGGCGATCATTGATGTGATGTTGGAAGATTTGGTCGCGGACAAGCCGCGATTGCTTTCCCAAAGGCCGAAAGCATCATCAAACTCGCCACGCATCCGCGTTGCATCGTCACCAGATGACGAACCTACCTGATCCACTTAGCACTACCAACAGGAGACCACATTGTCACACATCGTCACGATCACGACCGAGATTCGTGATCCAAACGCACTGCGAACTTCGTGTCGCAAGCTTGGTCTTGATGATCCCATTCATCAGACCATCAAACTATTTTCCGCGGAAGCGACCGGACACTGCGTCCAGCTTCCACGCTGGCGATACCCCATCGTCTGTGATACCGACAGCGGCACTGTTCACTACGACAACTACGGAGGTCATTGGGGTGAACAGGCTCAACTGGACAAGTTGATCCAGCGGTATGCGGTTGAAAAATCGGTTTTGGAAGCTCGCAAGCAGGGGCACTCCGTGACTGAACAATCACTGGCTGACGGATCGATCAAGCTCACCGTCGTAGTTGGAGGTGCCAGTTGAAAACGTTCAACATTGTCATCTCTCCGACCGGTGCGACCAAGATCGAAACGATTGGCTTTACTGGCGGTGAATGCCGCGAAGCCACTCAGTTCCTCGAAACCGCTCTGGGCAAACGACAGTCCGAAAGACTCACAACCGAATTCTATTCGGCTCAATCCGGCGCCAACACAGAAACACAAAAGGAGAGATAATCGACATATCTAGCAAAAGCTTAAACGATGCAAGAATCCAAACAGCAGATCGCGTTGGTCTGCTGTTCGTCGTCGAGGGCATGAATGACATCGAGTTTTTGCGTCGCATCAGCTTGATGCTTCATGCCACCGATGATCAGCTACCGAATTTGGCGGAGATGGAGCGGCGGGGTGAACTCATTTTCGTTCCATTCGGGGGCGGTCATGTTCGAGCGTGGGTCAATCGCTTTGCTCCGCTCGGTCGTCCCGAATTCCATCTTTACGATCACGAGCTGTCTCCCGAGACCGATCTCCGCAGGCAAGCTGCGGACTCGGTCAACAATCGTGAAGGATGCCGGGCGGTCATCACCCGGAAACGGTGTCTTGAAAACTACCTGCATCCAAGAGCGATATTTGCGGCGGGACAGATCACCGTGCAATTTGACGACTTCGATTGTGTCGCGGAACTGACTGCCCGCGAACTCTACCGCCAGCGTCCTGGCGAGACCGCATGGCTACTGCAGGCCAAACGTTCGCAAAGCCGAATGGCGAAACGTTGGCTCAACACAGTTGCCGTTGAACACATGACGCCCAGCTTGCTGGCCGAACGTGACCCAGACGGAGAAATCACGTCTTGGATGTTGGCGATCAATGACCTGCTGGCACCCTGAATTTCACTCTAAAACATGGAGAATGTATGAAACTATCCGATCGATTGGAGGAATTGGTGAAAGCCTGTTTCACCGGCATTTGGATCGAAAGTCACGAGCACGACGATGCATTGCTCGAAATCAGCCAGCTTTGTCGTGAGCACGAGTGGCGGCTAGTGAGCTGGGACATCGACCAGGGTTTGCGAGTGAGCGGAACTCCGCTCGGTGATGATGATGGGGCAAATGACCCTTTGTCCGCAATTCGCTCCATGCGTTCGTTCGCTAGCGATGACACCCCGTCGATCGTCGTTTTGACGAATTTTCACCGCTTCCTCAGTTCCGCTGAAATCATGCAAGCGTTGACGCGTCAGATCGTTGACGGCAAGTCAACTCGAACGATCTTCGTGATTCTATCGCCGGTGGTCCAGATCCCGACTGAACTTGAAAAGCTGTTCATCGTCATCGACCATCCGTTGCCGACCCGGGAACAACTCAAGGAAATTGCCGAAGGCATCGCCACCGAAGAGGGGGAACTCCCCGGAGCCGATCGACTCGAAACCGTGCTCGATGCGGCCATGGGATTGACTCGATTGGAGGCCGAGAATGCATTCGGATTGAGTCTGGTTCGTGATTCAGTGATCTTGCCGGAATCGGTTTGGGAACTGAAGGCGAGCATGCTCAAAAAGTCTGGCCTGCTGCAACTCTACAAGAGCAGCGACGACTTCTCATCGCTCGGCGGGCTGGACAGTTTGAAGGCGTTCTGCAAACGATCGCTGCTTCAGCATGGGCGCGACAACCCATTGAAGCGGCCTCGCGGCGTGCTTCTGCTGGGGGTTCCCGGCACAGGCAAGTCAGCATTCGCCAAAGCACTTGGCAATGAGACCGGACGCCCCACGTTGATCCTCGACGTCGGGGCATTGATGGGCAGTCTCGTGGGGCAGACAGAGCAGAACGTTCGGCGTGCGCTGCAAATCGCGGACGCCATGGCTCCCTGCATTCTGTTCATCGACGAGATCGAGAAAGCTCTGAGTGGGGCGGCAGGATCAGGGCAAAACGATTCCGGGGTGTCGTCTCGCATGCTGGGCACGTTGCTCAGTTGGATGAATGATCACACTTCGAACGTCTACCTGATCGCGACCTGCAACGATATCACGCGGATGCCTCCCGAACTCTCGCGTGCTGAGCGGTTCGACGGAATCGTGTTCCTCGATTTGCCGCAGCGTGACCAGAAAGACCGCATCTGGAACCAATATACCGCCATGTTTGGACTTGAACCGGAGCAAAAGCGTCCGGCGGATGAAAAATGGACCGGGGCGGAAATTCGTGCTTGTTGCCGATTATCAGCGTTGCTTGATATTCCACTCTCGCAAGCCGGGCTGAACGTTGTTCCTGTCGCAGTCACGGCCACCGAATCGGTGGACCGTTTGCGTCAATGGGCGAGCGGTCGTTGCTTGGATGCGGAGAAATCTGGGATCTACCAGCACGAGGCCAAGCCTCAATCACGACGGCGGGTGTCACGTTCCAGTCCGTCTCAGAATTGAAGCGATTACACGTGCTCACTAAAAAACCAACTTTTACCAAGGAGAATCCATGAGCACCATGCTCGAAGATCCTGTGACCCAGAATCACTCATCGCACGGAACTCGGCTGCAAGCCGAAACGACCGCAGTTCGCTTGCACATCCGCTGGCCGGGGACTCGCAAGAGTCTCAGTCGCGACCAGAAACAACAAGCTGCCGGCGCATTCGACGCCGATAGCCGCACACTCTCAGCAGCGAAGCGTCTCTTCGACACATCGCACCCGTCGTTCCGCGCCGTCTCGGCGATCAAAACGAAGGCGGGTGCGTTGTGGAAAGGCATGACGCTGCCATACATCGAGCCGGGAGTCCGGCTGTTGCGCCGGGGTGACGTTTCAGAGTTCGATGATCGCATGATCATCATCCAAGCGGATCTGAGCGAAGCCGTTGACGAACTCGACCGCTGTTTCGCGGAACTCGTCGATCAAGCCCGCACGCAACTTGGGAACTTGTTTGATTCGGCTGACTATCCCGCTTCCGTTTCGGATCTGTTCGCGATTGCTTGGGATTTCCCATCCGTCACACCGCCGGCGTATCTGCGAACGGTGAATCCTGAGCTGTACGAGCAGGAGTGTCAGCGTGTGCAGGCGAAGTTCGCTGAAGCGGTTGAACTGGCCGAGCAAACTTTTGCGGAGGAACTATCACAGTTGGTCGGCCATCTAGCCGAGCGATTGTCGGGTTCGGTGGACGGCAAACCGAAAGTCTTTCGCGATTCCGCGATTTCTAATTTGAACGAGTTTTTCGAGCGTTTCCAGCATCTCAGCATTGGCAGCAACGACGACCTCGATCAATTGGTTGAAAATGCACGACAAGTCGTCAGCGGTGTCGACCCACGAGACTTGCGTGATCGCGCGTCGTTGCGTGATCGAATGGCACGATCGCTGACGGATGTCGAAACGAGTCTCGATGAACTCATGACGGATCGCCCACGCCGAAACATCATTCGGGGCCCGCGGTGAGTGCCATCGAACTGGTCGTGACCTCCAACGGCGTTACTCGAATGGTCTTCGACGACCGCGTTGACCTTCGCTCGGTAGGTTGCATCTCCATCCAGCGTGGCTCACATGTTGAGCCAACGTCGGTGGGTCAATGGACCTCCGACCTCTCTCCCGTCGCTGGTCCAACTCTCGGACCGTTTGACAAACGCAGCGAAGCCCTGGCGGCAGAAGTCGCTTGGCTTCATCGGAATTGGTTAGTCCGCTCACCGGAATAGCCGTTCTTTCAAATCTCCCTCTACCAAAGCCCCGTTCGTCTGACGCAAGTCAAGTGAGCGGGGCTTTTTTCGTTTCCCCCCTTCGGTAAGGAACTTTTCCGATGAACCAGAACGACCTGAATCGTGCCGTGGCCCATGCCACTGGCGAAACCATCTCCGCAGTCAAACGACTCGGCTTCATGATCGCTAACCCCAGTGACCTGATTGACGACCCGACCGATCCCGTGCACGGCGGTCGCGTCATCGACTGGGACGATTTCGAGTTCCTTCAAGATGAGCCCGATGAAAATAGCTTCACTTTGGAAGCCGCAATCGGCTGATGCGATGAAGCCCACTCGCCATCAGCCCTCTCTCTTCGTAGCGAAACGCCGCCGCTGTCCCGTTCGTGGACAGCGGCGGCTTCGCTTTCCCAAACGTAAAACGTTTACCCGACACCCACAACTAAAGAGCACCAAGCATGAAAGTTCTTCTCATTTCCAATGACGCCGGTGGATACGCCCATCACGTCGAAGCTCCCGACAACACGACGGTTCAGCAAATGTTCGAGCGGCATGTCGGCGCATTTCACGCCGACAGTTATCTCATCCGTGTCAATCGCCAACCCGCGGCGGCCGATCAAGTGCTGCGAGACGGCGACCGGGTCTCGTTCACACCACAGAAAATCGAAGGCGCTGCCTGATTTCTGCTTTCATTCGCCCCAACTGAGTGTTTCCACCGAGGAATGCAATGAAAAACGAAATCAAACAAGACTATCGAGCTGCCGTTGAAATGATGCAGTCCCTGCAGCACATGCGTGACGCAACTTCGATGTCGCATTTCGATGACTCGATTGTGCAATGCAAACGTTGGCAGCGACGACTCGAAATGGCGACCCAGCATAACTGGCCCACCGCCGCAAGAGACGCTCGTGATCGACTTCATGGCG
This genomic window from Allorhodopirellula heiligendammensis contains:
- a CDS encoding DUF2997 domain-containing protein — its product is MKTFNIVISPTGATKIETIGFTGGECREATQFLETALGKRQSERLTTEFYSAQSGANTETQKER
- a CDS encoding DUF1257 domain-containing protein; amino-acid sequence: MSHIVTITTEIRDPNALRTSCRKLGLDDPIHQTIKLFSAEATGHCVQLPRWRYPIVCDTDSGTVHYDNYGGHWGEQAQLDKLIQRYAVEKSVLEARKQGHSVTEQSLADGSIKLTVVVGGAS
- a CDS encoding MoaD/ThiS family protein, which translates into the protein MKVLLISNDAGGYAHHVEAPDNTTVQQMFERHVGAFHADSYLIRVNRQPAAADQVLRDGDRVSFTPQKIEGAA
- a CDS encoding recombinase family protein, with product MTFGRIEVPPPKNGRRYRGIAVCRISTDKQNEMSLDDQAALYHERLPYFLEDPYDLEVMASQGSGELLDRVEFIELSEKIESGEYDFIVAEDLGRIARRVQVIGLCEAAEDTATRIIAINDHVDTLETESWRQPAYFAAMRHESYNRDTSNRIKRSHRNRFANGDMVRQLPAGYVKPHAGASEADCHKAPGAQEVYDECFDRLERGESFAEIATWFNAIKFPRGMSVRKTQWDGTLVGQTVRNPILKGIREHNRRTAVRVNRTGRRKSVAAAPTLLMQRECPRLAFIEPERFDRVNRMLNRRNEKFVKGIAKANGGRGRPQGTRNDARWPSQHVRCGICGRKFVLGGHGRKERMMCDGVRSYDCWNAMTVDQSELAQAVAARVLHEIESLPDFDTELNAQIHAEAEQWRVQQDSGLKKLHEESARLKLELDNFANVIAGGLASPTILARLTATEQELQSMSDAIADANKNAPKAIVIPKADEIRKFANETFLGLAVEDLEFGHIMREIVTDFFVLPYRLIDGGLISPRCVFTLNLAALRGVKLPDGLGTTSIPAMVDLTRSPQRVVFRERVCQLRAIGMTEREVATRLSITHTAAQRAAALDREMTRLGIADPWVPVRDDQAAADCYTRIRNHRYRFNPSPGFVCRFPNT
- a CDS encoding ATP-dependent endonuclease, with product MNDIEFLRRISLMLHATDDQLPNLAEMERRGELIFVPFGGGHVRAWVNRFAPLGRPEFHLYDHELSPETDLRRQAADSVNNREGCRAVITRKRCLENYLHPRAIFAAGQITVQFDDFDCVAELTARELYRQRPGETAWLLQAKRSQSRMAKRWLNTVAVEHMTPSLLAERDPDGEITSWMLAINDLLAP
- a CDS encoding AAA family ATPase, whose amino-acid sequence is MKLSDRLEELVKACFTGIWIESHEHDDALLEISQLCREHEWRLVSWDIDQGLRVSGTPLGDDDGANDPLSAIRSMRSFASDDTPSIVVLTNFHRFLSSAEIMQALTRQIVDGKSTRTIFVILSPVVQIPTELEKLFIVIDHPLPTREQLKEIAEGIATEEGELPGADRLETVLDAAMGLTRLEAENAFGLSLVRDSVILPESVWELKASMLKKSGLLQLYKSSDDFSSLGGLDSLKAFCKRSLLQHGRDNPLKRPRGVLLLGVPGTGKSAFAKALGNETGRPTLILDVGALMGSLVGQTEQNVRRALQIADAMAPCILFIDEIEKALSGAAGSGQNDSGVSSRMLGTLLSWMNDHTSNVYLIATCNDITRMPPELSRAERFDGIVFLDLPQRDQKDRIWNQYTAMFGLEPEQKRPADEKWTGAEIRACCRLSALLDIPLSQAGLNVVPVAVTATESVDRLRQWASGRCLDAEKSGIYQHEAKPQSRRRVSRSSPSQN
- a CDS encoding tyrosine-type recombinase/integrase encodes the protein MPKKNHLEQFQCQFFRWPIYQRKNGVWYADGRSNGAGIQRTSLGTKDRQDALANLHRLDRVQAENLGLVPRSTSSTGPRHLSIKAGRKLFDDHTSRPRLVGGTKENTQKRYKSIFDKFNSFLGTKRIVDWNQVTEKTLSDYAEHLTELEYAYKTVFGELNTIKTAFKWLCTEGHLSREPLKLKLRKADCQRAYCYTDAEVAAMIQHCGENDEVTWLQGVIIALSCTGLRISELASLKWSDVRFDDRALTIADESGFADSGNERRSTKSSRTRHIPIHQSFLDVLQSLPRQNNRVFLGPRGGQLKPDTVRNILVREVIEPLTPRFPKAYPGERSFENGRLHSFRHYFCSTCANNAIPERIVMNWLGHADSEMVRHYYHLSDDESRRKMDQLKLIGRSVGRSGV